From the genome of Brevibacterium sp. JSBI002, one region includes:
- a CDS encoding adenosine deaminase has protein sequence MNVPAGVASDDPILQLPKVSLHDHLDGGLRPSTMLELADSIGHTLPASDAESLRRWFSESANSGDLVRYLETFSHTVAVMQSEDNLRRVAKEWVLDQVADGVFYAEARWAPEQHLEGGLELDAVVEAVQDGLEAGVSEAAAEGKYIRVGQLITAMRQADNSLAIAELAIRHREKGADSGVVGFDIAGPENGFPPSAHLSAFNALHQAYVPVTIHAGEAAGKESIHEAVTICHAQRLGHGARIVEDMDIVDGQGQLGSLAAWVLDQQIPLELCPSSNLQTDIGGTIASHPITGLKDLGFAVTINPDNRLMSGTSVSREMRLLVDDAGWNQTDLEWATVNAITAAFLPLDVRERMLDEILIPGFARVTI, from the coding sequence GTCTGCGCCCGTCGACGATGCTCGAACTGGCCGACTCGATCGGTCACACCCTGCCCGCCTCCGATGCCGAATCGCTGCGCCGGTGGTTCTCCGAGTCCGCGAACTCCGGTGACCTGGTCCGCTACCTCGAGACGTTCTCGCACACCGTGGCGGTCATGCAGAGCGAGGACAACCTGCGCCGCGTGGCCAAGGAATGGGTCCTCGACCAGGTGGCCGACGGAGTCTTCTATGCCGAGGCCAGGTGGGCTCCCGAACAGCACCTCGAAGGCGGACTCGAACTCGACGCCGTCGTCGAAGCCGTCCAGGACGGTCTGGAAGCCGGTGTCTCCGAGGCCGCGGCCGAGGGCAAGTACATCCGCGTCGGACAGCTCATCACGGCCATGCGTCAGGCCGACAACTCGCTGGCGATCGCCGAACTGGCCATCCGCCATCGTGAGAAGGGCGCGGATTCCGGTGTCGTCGGCTTCGACATCGCCGGGCCCGAGAACGGCTTCCCGCCGTCTGCGCACCTCTCCGCCTTCAACGCCCTGCACCAGGCATATGTGCCGGTGACGATCCATGCCGGTGAGGCCGCCGGCAAGGAATCAATCCACGAGGCGGTCACGATCTGCCACGCCCAGCGTCTGGGCCACGGTGCGCGCATCGTCGAGGACATGGACATCGTCGACGGTCAGGGTCAGCTCGGCAGCCTCGCCGCCTGGGTCCTCGACCAGCAGATCCCGCTCGAGCTGTGCCCGAGCTCCAACCTGCAGACCGACATCGGCGGCACCATCGCCAGCCACCCGATCACGGGACTGAAAGACCTCGGCTTCGCGGTCACCATCAACCCGGACAACCGGCTCATGTCCGGCACTTCGGTGTCGCGTGAGATGCGTCTGCTCGTCGATGATGCCGGTTGGAACCAGACCGACCTCGAATGGGCGACGGTCAATGCCATCACCGCTGCCTTCCTGCCGCTGGATGTGCGTGAGCGCATGCTCGACGAGATCCTCATCCCCGGATTCGCCCGGGTGACCATTTGA
- a CDS encoding FAD-dependent monooxygenase, protein MKIAVIGAGIGGLSAAVGLQRTGAEVTVFERAPEVRAGGSALSIFANGLAAMETLGLREAFDAVTDSSVEGFAAGQRLADGRWIAQVPNDSVGALRIVDRADLHRILLDALAPGTVRTGTVATATGTDGTLTIRAGSADDSNTMESNAERFDLIIGADGLHSRVLTVVDGEPVAPRYSGYSAWRGITSVPVDLSGEAGESVGHGRRFGIAPLADGRVYWFAVANMPQNAVFANEKATIEQMFTGWHSPIAELIAATPAEEVRRTAISDLSRRLRHYHRDRVVLLGDAAHAMTPNLGQGGGQALEDAATLTVLLAPLIGKSPGPEAGRSASVPPDLAAALGRYDSLRRPRTQSIAQKSRLMGQVFQLESPLLARIRNAVFSAVPSRLIAAQAASVQKWSPPTV, encoded by the coding sequence ATGAAGATCGCTGTCATCGGAGCTGGAATCGGCGGACTCTCGGCGGCCGTGGGACTGCAGAGGACCGGAGCCGAGGTCACTGTGTTCGAACGTGCCCCCGAAGTAAGGGCCGGTGGCTCGGCACTGTCGATCTTCGCCAACGGTCTTGCCGCGATGGAGACGCTCGGCCTGCGTGAGGCCTTCGACGCCGTGACCGACTCCAGTGTCGAAGGCTTCGCCGCAGGTCAGCGTCTTGCCGACGGCCGCTGGATCGCTCAGGTGCCCAATGATTCCGTCGGTGCCCTGCGCATCGTCGACCGGGCCGACCTCCACCGCATCCTCCTCGATGCTTTGGCTCCCGGGACAGTGCGCACCGGCACCGTGGCCACGGCGACCGGCACCGACGGGACGCTGACCATCAGGGCCGGGTCCGCCGACGATTCGAACACGATGGAATCGAACGCAGAGCGTTTCGACCTCATCATCGGCGCCGACGGCCTGCACAGCCGGGTCCTCACCGTCGTCGACGGTGAACCGGTGGCGCCGCGGTACTCCGGGTATTCCGCGTGGCGGGGCATCACCTCGGTGCCGGTGGATCTGTCCGGCGAGGCCGGGGAGTCGGTCGGGCACGGACGCCGCTTCGGCATCGCTCCTCTGGCCGACGGCCGCGTCTACTGGTTCGCTGTGGCGAATATGCCGCAGAACGCGGTCTTCGCCAATGAGAAGGCGACGATCGAGCAGATGTTCACGGGCTGGCACTCCCCCATCGCCGAGCTCATCGCCGCCACCCCCGCCGAGGAGGTTCGCCGCACCGCGATCTCCGACCTCTCCCGCCGGTTGCGTCATTATCACCGCGACCGAGTCGTCCTCCTCGGGGATGCCGCGCATGCGATGACGCCGAACCTCGGCCAAGGCGGAGGTCAGGCCCTCGAAGACGCGGCGACGCTCACCGTCCTGCTCGCCCCGCTGATCGGGAAGTCTCCGGGGCCCGAGGCGGGCCGGAGCGCCTCAGTACCGCCAGACCTCGCTGCGGCACTCGGCCGCTATGACTCGCTGCGCCGCCCGCGGACGCAGTCGATCGCCCAGAAGTCTCGGCTGATGGGGCAGGTGTTCCAACTCGAATCGCCGCTGCTGGCGCGGATACGCAATGCCGTCTTCTCAGCGGTTCCATCGCGACTCATCGCCGCTCAGGCCGCGAGCGTCCAGAAATGGTCACCGCCGACGGTGTGA